The following DNA comes from Miscanthus floridulus cultivar M001 chromosome 5, ASM1932011v1, whole genome shotgun sequence.
AACCTAGATATATACCACTCTGTCTTCAGATTGTTATCTCTAGCAAAAGTCTGTCAGGGAAAAAGAAACCGTAGCTGCTAGGAAATGCTGTTGATGAACTAAATAAAGGAACAACAATGTGTGGATCTTCGTGCCTCAAGACTCAAGTTCTCAGCAGTCATCCCTGTAAAGCAAAACTGGAGAGCCTGAAATCTGTTGTATCCTCATATAtcatatgatgcatgcatgtcagGCTTCTCACAGAACATGTTCAGCACAACAGCGAGCATGCTGTTGCTTCAACTTTCTGCATGATTTTTTTCATGTTTCTCCAATAGTTTGAGAAAACATAAGCAAGATTGATGCACTGAACATTAAGATCCGTTGGTCTGCCACCACCCACCcattcttattattattattattcagaAATGTAAATGTCATTATTTTCCCTAAAAATATGTGCAGAAAAGGGAGAATTAGGAAGGAACATCAGGGTAACAAAACTGGGGGAAAAAAAGGGGGTAAGCCTCGCAGCTGTCCTTTTTTTTGTACACTTGGGATGCAGCTGGCTCGCTATGAAGACGATTTTTTTTGAAAGAGAACAAGGCTAATCTACTGCCCTGATGAGAGAACTAGCTTCTCTCCTAGACTACACATCCCACTGATGTTTCACCTTGATGTTCTGAAGAGCTGACTGCCTAGAGTCACGGTTGGGGTGCCTTCTGTCATGACTGTTGTGAGGCTGATCTCCTGCTCGCGAATCCGGTGTATTTCAGCCTCCACCAAGCTCATCGACGGACGCTGCTCGCTCATTGGATTAACACACCATGATGTCAAGCGCAGCAGTTCCTTCATGCTTTCTGAGGTAAAGCCACTGGCCATTCTGTTGTCTGCAATCACGGAGATATCACTTGATTCCTGGAAGTTCTGTACCTGCATATCAATAGATGCATAGTGAGCAGGCTGGCACTTTTGTGTGTATATGATGACTATGAAATGAGTAAAAGATCTGTCTAGAAATGGGTATGCTATTTGCAAAAAAGGGTGGACAAACATCAAGCAGTGCTGCCATTACTTACCCATTGAATGATGCTTTGATCAGATGCAGCTTTCCGTCCGCTAACCAACTCCAGAAGGAAAACACCGAAACTGTATACATCACTTTGTATGGAAAAGTTCAAGTTCATGGCTTCTTTCATTCTGATCATGCAACAGGAAGTTCCATCAATCTCAAGTAATGAATAGGTACTAGTGCATACAACATATTGAAGGCAGATGATTCTACTGTATCTATCTGATGTAATCAATGAATGTAAGAATTATCAGAAACATGTGTGTCCGTTGTTACCGAGGATCAACGAAAGGATCAGTAGATGTTCTGGAAGACAGTCCTGTAACACCAAGTCGATCAAGCATGCCTGGAATCCCAGTATCTGCAACTTTTGGTACGAAATCCTCATCCACAAGTACATTAGAAGTTTTGAAGTTCATATGGACCGCAGGGGGTGTCAGCGAGTGCAGGTGACTCAGACCTGAATAGCAAGAAAAGATCGTCATTTAAGATTGCTGATGTAGTTGCCACAAGATCATTGCTACAGAATAATGAGTCTAAACAGACACGAGATTATGAACTTCTGAGCTATATTCTAACAATAAAGGAAAGTTCAGAGTTGATTCATATGTGAAGACTTACCTTTAGCTGTGCCATGAGCAATAGAAAGTCTCTGCTTGAATTCTAACCTTAAACCTGCAGCATGGCTGTTACCTACAAAAGGATAGCAGAAGAATTAGAACCTATGACGCCACTCTTGTACATTAGAGTAAGATAATAAAAACACAATGGAAATCACCATGTAAATGTGTTGAGACACTGCCATTGGGGATATACTCATAAACAAGCATCTGCATGCCATCCTCCTGGCAGTACCCCAAAAGTTTTACAAGGTTTCGGTGACAGAGAGATGCTAGGTAATTAACCTGAGAAGAAAACAGCACTGACACATGAGCTCAAAACAATGTAAGAAGGGTGTGGAGCAAGCTGAGCTATATTTTAAATTATATCAGGACGTCATGTGGAAAAAATAAAGTTAAAACACAGCACATTCAATGAATTCAGGACCAGCAATTACCGAACATGTGGATAAGTAAGATTTTTTTTTCGAAGAACCTGGATAAGTAAGATTATGCTACCTCTTGAATGAATTCCTGGCTAGGAGGAGAATGCCGTCTTTTAACAGCTACTATTGTGCCATCCTGGAGCAAACCCTTGTATACCTCTCCAAATGTTCCTTGTCCAATAAGATTCGCATTGCTGAAGTACCTTGTAGCAAAATTCAATTCCTCCAAACTAAGACATCTTGCTCCTTGCGACTCTGATAGATGGAAGGCGAAGTTATTACTAATGAAAATAGAAAGGAAAATGTATCTTTAGATGAATTATCTGAAGTTTTAAAGTTTTATTGAAAGTAACTTAAGCAGTACCTGGTAGAGCTTGACCTGATGAACTACTTTCTGAAGAGTCTGAAGTTCTTTTGCGATGCCGTAGGCAAAGCACTATTACGACGACGACAATAACTAGTAGTGCAAAGCCTCCTGCCGCAGCTCctagagctgctgcaagaagTCCTGACATCTAGTATTGGATATCCTCCTTCAGAGTAGGGCAGTAATCTTTATAGCTGTGGTGATTAGATCTGCAGATATATGAAACCTAAAGAGTTACATTAAATTTGTGCGAGCTTATATTTAAATTCATAAGGAAGAACATGAATGTACAGATTGCTGGTTATGCCAGCCagtgaactacaaaataattcaGATAGTGAATAAATATATGCAAACATGTATGCATGGATTGATTGATCAATAGTTAAAGTTAAATTACTAGTGATATATAATATATTGACAATGAAACCATGGATTGGTCAAAGTAGCCCTATTATAGGATGGGGAAAATAGAAAGGATATGCATTATTTTTTTATTGCCTTCAAGTGGCAAAATTAGGAAAGCACATTTTGATCATGGCATCAGCGGTACGGATGGCTCTACTAGTAACGCATAAATCTGGCAAAAAAAGGCAATTAAATTACCAAACAGAAAACATATCTGAAAATGGACATTTTGTGGCAAAGCGCAATGGGAAAATTCGGAAAGCACATTTTGATCATGAAAATGGTGTTATGGACAAAGGTACTAGTAACGCATAAATCCGGCAAAAAAAAGAGAGACAATTATGTTATCAAACCGGAAAACGAGGAATTGTTGTATATCGCAAATTAGACATTATGTGGCAACGTGCACTGGCAAAATTGGGAAAGCACATTTTGATCATGGCATCAGCAGTTGGGCGAAGCTACTAGTAACGCATACCCGTTTCTTTTCTGATATAATGTTCCCATACCATCATTCAAATTTTTCGCGCCATAACCAGGTCAGAAGAATTTTACCACAACACTTAGAATGACATGTTATTAATGAAATGCAATCAAATATCTTCACTCTCAAATCCTGCACTTATAAGCATGCTCTTAGTGCTGAAACAAATATGAGTATGCTGAAGTGTACAGGCAAAACATGAAAAATGCACTTTTGCTTGAACCAGCTTGAAGCTGTGCATAGAAATGTTGGGTTGATTTTATTTATGAATCAGTAGCATTTTGCAAATCACAATGTAACGATGTGGCATTGACTACTACCAGAGTTCTGAACTCAGTAACAGTAACCATTGGAGTGCTGATCAATGAGGATTGCTGATTGTTTCATCATTTCCCTACGATCAATCAAAATTCAGCACTCCTGAACAACACAGGAACCAAGGTAAGTCGAAAAAACGAATGATTCACACTCCACCCCACCAAAAAAGGGACACAGCGACTCCACCTGATTTCGATCAAAGAAATAAACAAAATTGCGAACTTTGTTGGGGGAAAATGCCCATGATTTCGCAGCCATCCAAAGGTACACCATACCTGCAGATTGCTCAGGTCCAGAGGCATCATGTACGTGCGAGCACAACAGCAGCCTCAAATGCTGAATCCATTCTGCAGACAACACGATTCGTTTGTACGAATTCTTGACTCCaccccgtcttcttcctcctATCATCACAACCAAAGAAATCGAACCAATCAAGAAATGCAAGAACATGTAGGGCCGATTATGGAAGAAACATGTAGTCTCGAAATTAAAGCAAGTGTGAATCCATGAACCGAAAGGAGAGAGAAGCAGGAATCGGGCAAGAAACCTATTTTTCTTCCCCCTGCTACTCTCCTCAGGTGGTCTACCGCTGTACTGTGATTCTGTGAAGTGATTGTGACTCTGTGAGCGAGGTGAGCTTCCTGGGAGGTTTTGTGGAGGGAGGCAGGCACCACGCAGGCAGGGTGGGGAGGGTAGCGCCCACAGGAAGAAAAAAAAGCGAGAGAGTGAAGAACAGCAAGGCACTCACCAGTGGGGCGGATTGTGAATTGGGAAACCAGCAGCAAACAAACATGTCGGTATATATACAAACTGGTTGGGTTGAGCTGTAGGCATCAGCGGAAAGCGGAGCGGAGGATGCTAAAAAACGCGGGCTTGGCGCGGCCGTTGCAGGTGAAAAAGCAGGGGGGGTGCGGGCGGGAGCAGCAGCAAGCAGCCCAGGAGCCAGGAATCGTGAGCTTTATCCGTCCGGCGCCGCGCTGCGTCTTCGAGTGCGGCATGGATCGTATAAGAAGTCGaattggatggatggatggatctcCTTCCCAATGATTGATCCAAAGGCGACAACTCGTCGGGACAGCGACACCGCGCCGACGCATCCGTTTTCCAGACCGGACATCGATTCCTCATT
Coding sequences within:
- the LOC136453968 gene encoding serine/threonine-protein kinase-like protein ACR4 gives rise to the protein MSGLLAAALGAAAGGFALLVIVVVVIVLCLRHRKRTSDSSESSSSGQALPESQGARCLSLEELNFATRYFSNANLIGQGTFGEVYKGLLQDGTIVAVKRRHSPPSQEFIQEVNYLASLCHRNLVKLLGYCQEDGMQMLVYEYIPNGSVSTHLHGNSHAAGLRLEFKQRLSIAHGTAKGLSHLHSLTPPAVHMNFKTSNVLVDEDFVPKVADTGIPGMLDRLGVTGLSSRTSTDPFVDPRMKEAMNLNFSIQSDVYSFGVFLLELVSGRKAASDQSIIQWVQNFQESSDISVIADNRMASGFTSESMKELLRLTSWCVNPMSEQRPSMSLVEAEIHRIREQEISLTTVMTEGTPTVTLGSQLFRTSR